Within Mongoliitalea daihaiensis, the genomic segment TCAATGATGGATCGAATCAATCGATTCAGGTTTTCCTGCTGCTTACGAGCAGCTTCAATTTGTCTCCGAAGTTCTTGTTCTTGTTTATTCAAGGAATTAACAATGCCTTGCTGTTCTTGTTTGGCCTTGTCCAATTCCCGTTTTTGTTGCTGTTCTTTTTGGAGAACTTGCTGCTTTTCTTCTTTTTTCTTGGCCAAGTTTGTCCGCTCATTTACCAATTCTTCCGTAACTTTTTCAATTTGCGCTGCTTGCTTTTTACGGGCATCAGAATACTGTTTGAGGTATTTCAAACGCATGTAGAACTGCTTGAATGTGGTAGAGCTAAATACAAAAGCGGTTATCGTCAAACCTTGATTCAACTTGGCACTGGTGTATATCATTTTGGAATATTCCTCCTTAAGACTGGAGAGCTCATTTTCCAAAGATTTGATTTTAAATTCGGTATTTGCTATCTCCCGATCAATTAAATTGACTTCTCTGCTTAAGGTGCTGATATAAGTGACCCTTGCCTGTAATTGCTTGGTGACGGCATTTAGCTGGCCCACAGACACTTTTTTGGTCTCAGTAGTTTTTTTAAGAATCTGATCAAACTCCAGTAGCTTTTTTTGAATCTCTGCTTTTTCCTTTTCTAATTCTACACGAGATTTTCTGGTCTGAACGATGTTTTGTCCCTCAGCCATCCAGCCTATGCATAGCAAAAACAAGAAAATAAAAAGTTTCTTCATTAGTTAAACTGAAATGGGAAATTCAAAGAAGTTGACGTCCGTTCGATTCTGGAGATCTCCATATGGACCACCGTGTTTTGAGCCTCAGCACCCTCTCCAAGGATTAATTTGAACAGCATGTTGTTGGGGAATGGCTGTCCATCCACATCCTCAAAGGTAACATAACTAGCCATTAGTCCCCCTTTATCATTGATAGAGTTGCTCGTAAGTTCGGTAACTTTTCCATGACTCGTGCTTATTTTGGACTGGTATCTCACACCATCCCGTACTTGTGTTAAGTCAAAGTTGCTCCCGATCCTAATGAGACGATCCCTGTAGCTAAACTCATGTGGCACATTTGCAAAGGCCAAGTTTTGAATCAAATCAAATGAAAGATTCAAATCGAAACGGTCTTTCATTTCAGCAAAACTCATATTTATATCCTCACCGTTCAGGCGATCTTTGATTCTGATATAGTCTTTGGTAACAATGCCCCTGAGGGCTTCCAATCCCAATCCAGGCGTGACTGAAAACCAGATCACGCTGTCTTTTTTTGCTCGAAAGTTGATTGTTCCTTTTGTTACTTTTCCATTGGATTCCTCCAATACAATTCTACCTCTCGAACTTAGGTACTCAAAATCAAAGTAAATCCCCTCAAACTCCTGCATGATTTCATCCGAAGTATACAGGTTTGGTTTTTTGGCACATGAGAAAAAGAAAAATACCAATCCGGATAGTAATAATCCTCGCAAACTCACCTTAGTCATAGTACTTTTGATCTCTGATCTTTTTATTTAAAAATTCGGAGATGTCATCTCCTCCTTCTGCTTTCTTCCAATAGGTCATCGCTTCATTTCGTTTGCCTAAATGATATAGAATATCACCATAATGTTCAAACATTATACCGCTAGGATTTTCTTCACTCGCTAGAGCACGCTCCATAAAACTGCGGGCATCTTCGTATTCTTTCAATTGAAATAGAACCCATGCGTGTGTATCTAAATACGTGGCGTTTTTAGGAAATCTTTTCACCAGACCTTCAGACATTTTTTTCGCTTTTTCTAAATTCTGCTTAGAAAGGGATAGGAAATATGCATAGTTATTTAATACGTGCTCATCGTCTGGTTTTTCTGTCAGGACTTTATCATACATTTTAAATGCTTCTTCTTTTTTTCCTGCTTGGTGAAGGGCATC encodes:
- a CDS encoding murein hydrolase activator EnvC family protein gives rise to the protein MKKLFIFLFLLCIGWMAEGQNIVQTRKSRVELEKEKAEIQKKLLEFDQILKKTTETKKVSVGQLNAVTKQLQARVTYISTLSREVNLIDREIANTEFKIKSLENELSSLKEEYSKMIYTSAKLNQGLTITAFVFSSTTFKQFYMRLKYLKQYSDARKKQAAQIEKVTEELVNERTNLAKKKEEKQQVLQKEQQQKRELDKAKQEQQGIVNSLNKQEQELRRQIEAARKQQENLNRLIRSIIEEEIRRAEAEAKKANSTASKASGSSIPLTPEAAALSSSFAGNRGKLPWPVESGFVSKRFGNQPHPTLKGVVEPNDGIDIQTTPNAGVRAVFDGEVVKVATVPGYGGTILIKHGEYYTLYSKLKVISVKTGDKVKAKQVIGQVYTNKDGVSEMHFETWKGLSPMDPSGWLAGR
- a CDS encoding DUF4292 domain-containing protein — translated: MTKVSLRGLLLSGLVFFFFSCAKKPNLYTSDEIMQEFEGIYFDFEYLSSRGRIVLEESNGKVTKGTINFRAKKDSVIWFSVTPGLGLEALRGIVTKDYIRIKDRLNGEDINMSFAEMKDRFDLNLSFDLIQNLAFANVPHEFSYRDRLIRIGSNFDLTQVRDGVRYQSKISTSHGKVTELTSNSINDKGGLMASYVTFEDVDGQPFPNNMLFKLILGEGAEAQNTVVHMEISRIERTSTSLNFPFQFN